A DNA window from Zonotrichia albicollis isolate bZonAlb1 chromosome 2, bZonAlb1.hap1, whole genome shotgun sequence contains the following coding sequences:
- the CDK8 gene encoding cyclin-dependent kinase 8 isoform X4: protein MGFARLFNSPLKPLADLDPVVVTFWYRAPELLLGARHYTKAIDIWAIGCIFAELLTSEPIFHCRQEDIKTSNPYHHDQLDRIFNVMGFPADKDWEDIKKMPEHSTLMKDFRRNTYTNCSLIKYMEKHKVKPDSKAFHLLQKLLTMDPIKRITSEQAMQDPYFLEDPLPTSDVFAGCQIPYPKREFLTEEEPDDKGDKKNQQQQQGNNHTNGTGHPGNQDNSHTQGPPLKKVRVVPPTTTSGGLIMTSDYQRSNPHAAYPNPGPSTSQPQSSMGYSATSQQPPQYSHQTHRY from the exons ATGGGCTTTGCCCGATTATTTAATTCACCTCTGAAGCCTTTAGCAGACTTGGATCCAGTAGTTGTAACCTTCTGGTATCGAGCTCCAGAGTTGCTTCTTGGAGCAAGGCATTATACCAAAGCTATTG ATATTTGGGCCATAGGGTGTATATTTGCAGAGCTGCTAACATCAGAGCCAATATTCCATTGTCGACAAGAAGATATCAAAACTAGTAATCCTTATCACCATGACCAGCTGGACAGAATATTCAATGTAATGGGATTTCCTGCAG ATAAAGACTGGGAAGACATAAAAAAGATGCCAGAACATTCAACCTTAATGAAAGATTTCCGGAGAAACAC GTATACCAACTGCAGCCTTATCAAATATATGGAAAAACACAAAGTTAAACCAGATAGTAAGGCATTCCACTTG cttcAGAAATTGCTCACTATGGATCCAATAAAGAGAATTACCTCAGAACAGGCTATGCAGGATCCTTACTTCTTGGAAGATCCTCTTCCCACATCCGA TGTTTTTGCAGGTTGTCAAATCCCTTACCCAAAACGAGAATTTTTAACAGAAGAAGAACCAGATGATAAAGGAGACAAA AagaaccagcagcagcagcagggcaatAACCATACTAATGGAACTGGTCATCCAGGGAACCAAGACAACAGTCACACACAGGGACCCCCACTGAAAAAAGTGAGAGTTGTTCCTCCTACCACTACCTCAGGTGGACTTATTATGACCTCAGACTATCAG CGTTCCAACCCCCATGCTGCCTACCCCAACCCCGGACCAAGCACAtcgcagccccagagcagcatgGGCTACTCAGCTACCTCGCAGCAGCCGCCGCAGTACTCACACCAGACGCACCGGTACTGA